One Vanacampus margaritifer isolate UIUO_Vmar chromosome 20, RoL_Vmar_1.0, whole genome shotgun sequence DNA window includes the following coding sequences:
- the LOC144040129 gene encoding uncharacterized protein LOC144040129 produces MNESGLRRLPPDQSSGSLRTFGTPRHASVTNPILSKRVCFYKSGDPQFSGLRMVVNSRTFKTFDALLDSLSKKVPLPFGVRNITTPRGVHAINTLDELEDGKSYICSDNRKVKPINLALARRKLAPWYHARPVSSRRRNLQRARALPGRQEPMLVHTPKRLVVFRNGDPSVKHTVVLQKRSTTTFEWILEYISEMMQFHVVKLHTADGRRVEGLPSLILCSGVVVAAGKEPFRPANYNAQKSPGSMRPTGNRMSIRRLKALNRKKKSPSYGSKSRNFSTSSERYIVNKIHNSLMESSCDLPSHPANSVGYESGQVAAETEGEDLDCMQPDEDDIEKSFRVNQDGSMTVEMRVRLTVKEEETLHWTTTLTRSSVASQLDMACLPEPESEQDVCPTTLDLQDAVSSNDTINKDKSKDDHDENPPSLGNGILSQSSYEEDAVKIEATSPRRGPTPGQTQIRKKQASMDSIESIGSYSYREETENGALTEQYCVVRQSSNRPIPKPRRLSSMDANSINTNASYKSAEITHMESSGEEITETVLHIYEQQTCQDNYNANVDSFYRPVTSETGHLHTNDDFEQESLEPSTASELVRNWNTGNKLVTADFPSAKHGRAQAMAPVAKPIKSKEKQPRPKTRRSPIVRNKSMIRLRSPGKRQREHVSGDTKKRKKATAFSSAGFIRKIYGNKLKPAKSPTKLKRRTTKNADENSGTKSAKPSHNTLQKPNISEARGVLTRQTSVNRDKHRDVSKQMSLPAFDSSSSVANEYVQNWLNKVQPKQPTDCPRKTNRTENQGLIPDVAEENDRELTTRTSAEDVQGTSVRDRIQSMENKMASSNQPTNREGIKAQPKTNNMTSPNRETGNHVGLQESSEVHSIDLPLPPPPKEEIPEESDPEYHVACNSRCVQPAVTSQMSDNHPPSAQALPHAQHVMRITQLLEAEASTEEETLSRSMSIKRAPLVSDVSLERKMSLRKSCMEHFTVCNNEEQQQALLDLKSSSSVSPNSLPSEETPSSFSMPSSEVTTSPNNLPLPSPKIMDSPKSQPKNGASQLPKRSQSLQRYPAVKKTSPNVSPLPKKRQTLSKSEQSKQTTHSKSMDLASPPVRHKPKRRMLSQNLSSDSNAAGIRKTQSLRKQINSSQAMKVSVETAEQTDELQKQDQEKSTSDSRVKAQLPNIVNQPNVEAVLEIVCCSIKSIRHITQSPLCLEKSKSMSDFSSHVTSVFGSSSKVLLAFLSIVALKDSIADLNVDQVTANDVSSAEALKMIDSLREIATMEDSHRLEESLSALWKSASRHILDSWRDFQRLGDTYQEEQAINDLIEGLDIPTVLKEELVSLSAGFVSVSQEKLKANSEDCSSGTEEHNDELAYSDEGQQKLNPDHESHSAMQRCSEEECEDKPQGDDCYVELNPSRKASSEKNQPDTKGQMWSMDEVQPEDEDKGLKVIIEERKSGEDEENEEELRNETQDIPGYKRLICDPDPERDHPQDQADDDGGNNLCGCDENAESSALENAESSALEYEQIQSSAENELSFYDKASGSEEECGYVGEHQAPMMDTKCNKVEVAKDQSDEESSQPVAVRVSLLEKQVADAHKTSYNKDHAKKVSLLSEESIDTFQQSNRSVPQSSLSFSYDSSGVVTVEPEGNRVKLIREMFLAKSFADTAKQGLNTALPSETSDSGSYQTRTSSEQSSSEEDPVRKSISKGFVRRTIERLYGKSNAVERPPSAPKTKKKHSSIFMPFHAVRCKATSELSYFNSTNALDTLTEATRCIAFNAQVGPGDSVPIDEGRWLIRENALIRKSVSDPTGINKNLVNLDQDEDDCEDTQEDTPYSLFSTTSEPEDHKKSKTCTYFSLPHTSDSEACQDEMSVQQEKTESVVKMRPERNGSVVGMPDNKVHPLVEIPADGAAVVLAQPKKGHGAVTRSLQEPDVLDLLYNFCGENCPIL; encoded by the exons atGAACGAGTCAGGCCTTCGTAGGCTCCCCCCTGACCAGTCGTCGGGGAGTCTGCGCACCTTCGGCACCCCCCGCCATGCGAGTGTCACCAACCCCATTCTGTCCAAGCGGGTGTGCTTCTACAAGAGCGGCGACCCCCAATTCAGCGGCCTGCGCATGGTCGTCAACAGCCGCACATTCAAAACCTTCGACGCCCTCCTGGACAGCCTGTCCAAGAAGGTGCCGCTGCCATTCGGGGTGAGGAACATCACCACCCCCCGGGGGGTCCACGCCATCAACACGCTGGACGAGCTGGAAGATGGCAAGTCCTACATCTGCTCTGACAACCGCAAGGTGAAGCCCATCAACTTGGCACTGGCCAGGAGGAAGCTGGCGCCCTGGTACCACGCCAGGCCCGTGAGCTCCCGCCGTCGGAACTTGCAGCGGGCCAGGGCCCTCCCCGGGCGGCAGGAACCCATGCTTGTGCACACGCCAAAGAGACTGGTGGTCTTTCGTAATGGGGACCCCTCTGTCAAACACACGGTGGTTCTCCAGAAGAGAAGCACAACCACATTCGAGTGGATTCTGGAATATATTTCGGAGATGATGCAGTTCCACGTGGTGAAGCTACACACGGCTGATGGCAGACGC GTGGAAGGGCTCCCAAGCTTGATCTTGTGCTCCGGCGTGGTAGTGGCAGCAGGCAAAGAGCCATTCAGACCTGCAAACTACAACGCCCAAAAGTCGCCAGGATCCATGAGACCCACCGGCAACCGGATGAGCATCAGGAGACTGAAGGCTCTGAACC GCAAAAAGAAGTCACCGTCATATGGGTCCAAGTCGAGAAACTTCTCCACATCCTCAGAGCGCTACATTGTGAACAAGATACATAATTCCCTCATGGAAAGCTCGTGCGACCTGCCCAGCCACCCAGCCAATTCCGTAGGATACGAGTCTGGACAAGTAGCTGCCGAAACAGAGGGTGAGGACCTGGACTGCATGCAGCCTGACGAGGACGACATTGAAAAGTCCTTCCGGGTTAACCAAGATGGTAGCATGACAGTGGAGATGAGGGTGCGCTTGACTGTCAAGGAGGAGGAGACCCTTCACTGGACGACCACCCTGACCCGCTCCAGCGTGGCTAGTCAGCTCGACATGGCCTGTTTGCCTGAACCGGAGTCAGAGCAGGACGTCTGTCCCACCACGCTGGATTTACAAGACGCCGTTTCCTCCAACGACACCATCAACAAAGATAAATCCAAAGACGACCACGATGAGAATCCACCGTCACTGGGCAACGGGATTTTAAGTCAAAGCAGTTACGAAGAGGACGCTGTCAAAATCGAGGCAACGTCCCCTAGGAGAGGCCCAACCCCGGGACAAACGCAAATCAGAAAGAAACAGGCTTCAATGGACAGCATTGAATCCATTGGATCGTACTCTTACCGGGAAGAGACAGAAAATGGAGCCCTGACAGAGCAGTACTGCGTAGTGAGGCAGAGCAGCAACAGGCCAATCCCCAAACCAAGAAGGCTCAGCTCTATGGACGCTAACAGCATAAACACAAACGCGTCATATAAATCGGCTGAAATCACGCACATGGAATCCAGCGGGGAGGAGATCACTGAAACTGTCTTGCATATCTATGAACAGCAAACTTGCCAGGATAATTACAACGCAAATGTGGATTCATTTTATAGGCCCGTTACTTCAGAAACGGGCCATCTACACACAAATGACGATTTTGAACAGGAGTCATTGGAACCTTCAACAGCCTCTGAATTGGTTCGCAACTGGAACACTGGGAACAAGTTAGTAACAGCAGATTTTCCTTCTGCTAAGCATGGCAGAGCACAAGCGATGGCACCAGTAGCCAAGCCCatcaaaagcaaagaaaaacaacctCGACCTAAGACCAGGAGGAGCCCCATAGTCAGAAACAAAAGCATGATACGTCTTCGGTCGCCTGGTAAACGACAGAGAGAACATGTATCAGGAGACACAAAGAAACGCAAAAAAGCAACAGCGTTCTCCAGCGCTGGGTTCATCAGGAAGATTTATGGTAATAAATTAAAACCAGCAAAAAGCCCAACAAAGCTCAAAAGGAGAACGACCAAAAATGCGGATGAGAACTCTGGCACAAAGAGCGCAAAGCCATCACATAACACACTCCAGAAGCCAAACATAAGTGAGGCACGTGGAGTGCTGACCCGGCAGACGTCGGTGAACCGAGACAAGCATCGTGATGTCAGCAAGCAAATGTCTCTGCCTGCTTTTGACTCCTCCAGCTCTGTTGCTAATGAATATGTCCAGAACTGGCTGAACAAAGTGCAGCCTAAACAACCTACCGACTGCCCAAGAAAGACCAACAGGACAGAAAATCAGGGACTTATCCCTGACGTTGCGGAGGAGAATGACAGGGAATTAACAACGCGAACATCGGCTGAGGATGTGCAGGGAACTTCCGTCAGAGATAGAATCCAGTCCATGGAGAACAAGATGGCTTCATCAAATCAGCCGACAAATAGAGAAGGAATAAAAGCTCAGCCTAAAACCAACAACATGACGTCACCTAACCGTGAAACTGGAAATCATGTCGGACTTCAAGAGTCTTCTGAGGTTCATTCAATAGATCTACCTCTACCACCTCCACCCAAAGAGGAAATACCGGAAGAATCAGATCCAGAATATCACGTGGCCTGCAACTCAAGGTGCGTGCAGCCAGCAGTAACAAGTCAAATGTCGGATAATCACCCGCCATCTGCCCAGGCTTTACCACATGCCCAGCATGTTATGAGAATCACTCAACTGCTGGAGGCTGAAGCTTCAACGGAGGAAGAAACATTATCGAGATCTATGTCTATCAAAAGGGCACCTTTGGTCAGTGATGTGTCCCTGGAAAGGAAAATGTCCCTTAGAAAGTCTTGTATGGAACATTTTACCGTATGTAACAATGAAGAACAACAGCAAGCACTCTTGGATCTAAAGAGCAGCTCTTCTGTGTCTCCGAATAGTCTTCCCTCAGAAGAGACACCGTCCTCATTCAGTATGCCATCAAGTGAGGTTACAACATCTCCAAATAATCTCCCGCTGCCCAGCCCAAAAATCATGGACAGTCCAAAATCACAACCCAAAAATGGGGCTTCCCAGCTTCCCAAAAGGTCGCAATCATTACAGCGCTATCCTGCGGTCAAGAAAACGTCACCAAATGTCAGCCCCTTGCCGAAGAAAAGGCAGACGCTGTCCAAATCCGAGCAAAGTAAACAAACCACACATTCCAAATCGATGGACCTGGCATCGCCTCCAGTCCGACACAAGCCTAAAAGAAGGATGCTCTCCCAAAATTTGTCGTCAGATTCAAATGCTGCAGGCATAAGAAAAACGCAATCCCTGAGAAAGCAAATAAACTCTTCCCAAGCCATGAAAGTGTCTGTTGAAACCGCTGAACAGACCGATGAGCTCCAAAAGCAAGATCAAGAGAAATCCACAAGTGACTCAAGAGTAAAAGCTCAGCTGCCAAACATCGTCAACCAGCCAAACGTGGAAGCAGTCCTTGAGATTGTTTGCTGCTCCATCAAGTCCATCCGGCATATCACACAAAGTCCACTTTGCTTGGAAAAGTCCAAAAGCATGTCAGACTTCTCCTCTCACGTGACCTCCGTGTTTGGCTCCTCATCCAAAGTGCTCCTGGCGTTCTTGTCCATCGTGGCCCTAAAAGACAGCATTGCCGACCTCAACGTAGACCAAGTCACTGCGAACGACGTGAGCAGCGCGGAGGCTTTGAAAATGATCGACTCCCTGAGGGAAATCGCTACCATGGAGGACTCCCACCGGTTAGAGGAAAGTCTGTCTGCTTTATGGAAGTCGGCCTCGAGGCATATCCTAGACAGCTGGAGAGACTTCCAGAGACTCGGAGACACATATCAAGAGGAACAGGCCATTAATGACCTCATTGAAGGGCTTGACATTCCTACAGTCCTTAAAGAAGAACTCGTGTCTCTCTCGGCTGGTTTTGTCAGCGTGAGTCAAGAGAAGCTGAAGGCTAATTCTGAGGACTGCAGTTCTGGGACGGAGGAACATAATGATGAGTTGGCATATAGTGATGAAGGACAGCAGAAATTGAATCCGGACCACGAATCACATTCTGCCATGCAACGATGCTCGGAAGAGGAATGCGAGGACAAACCACAAGGAGATGACTGCTATGTGGAACTGAATCCTAGTCGAAAGGCAAGTtcagaaaaaaatcaaccaGATACCAAAGGCCAAATGTGGAGTATGGATGAAGTTCAACCAGAGGATGAAGACAAAGGATTGAAGGTTATTATAGAGGAAAGGAAATCTGGAGAGGATGAGGAGAACGAGGAAGAACTCAGAAACGAGACGCAGGACATACCTGGctataaaagactaatttgtgACCCAGATCCAGAGAGAGACCACCCTCAGGATCAGGCCGATGATGACGGCGGCAACAACCTGTGTGGTTGTGACGAAAACGCAGAGTCGTCAGCACTCGAAAACGCAGAGTCGTCAGCGCTCGAATACGAGCAAATCCAAAGCTCGGCTGAGAATGAGTTGAGCTTCTATGATAAAGCGTCAGGATCTGAGGAGGAATGTGGCTATGTAGGGGAACACCAAGCTCCTATGATGGACACAAAATGTAACAAAGTGGAAGTTGCCAAAGACCAGTCTGACGAAGAGAGTTCCCAGCCTGTCGCGGTAAGGGTGAGTCTTTTGGAGAAGCAAGTTGCTGATGCCCACAAGACAAGTTATAACAAGGATCATGCCAAAAAGGTCTCGCTTTTGTCCGAAGAGTCCATTGATACATTTCAGCAGAGCAACCGATCGGTCCCGCAGTCGTCACTATCCTTCAGCTACGACTCCAGCGGTGTGGTAACTGTAGAGCCTGAAGGCAACAGGGTCAAGCTGATCCGGGAAATGTTCCTGGCGAAAAGCTTTGCAGATACTGCAAAGCAGGGCCTGAACACAGCGCTGCCTTCCGAGACGTCAGACAGTGGTAGCTATCAGACGCGAACATCGAGTGAGCAGTCAAGTAGTGAGGAAGATCCAGTGCGGAAGTCCATCAGCAAAGGCTTCGTGAGGAGAACCATCGAAAGGCTTTACGGGAAGAGCAACGCCGTCGAGAGGCCCCCGTCGGCCCCCAAAACCAAAAAGAAGCACTCCAGCATTTTCATGCCTTTTCACGCAGTGAGATGCAAAGCGACGTCGGAGTTGTCTTACTTCAACTCCACCAACGCTCTGGACACTTTGACCGAGGCCACCCGTTGCATCGCTTTCAACGCACAAGTTGGGCCTGGCGACAGCGTTCCCATCGACGAGGGACGATGGCTCATCAGGGAGAACGCGCTCATCCGAAAATCTGTTTCCGACCCGACCGGAATCAACAAAAACCTGGTCAACCTGGACCAAGATGAAGATGACTGCGAGGACACGCAAGAGGACACTCCATACTCGCTTTTTAGCACCACGTCTGAGCCAGAAGACCACAAAAAGTCCAAAACATGCACCTATTTCTCTTTGCCGCACACCAGTGACTCTGAGGCGTGTCAGGATGAAATGAGCGTCCAGCAAGAAAAAACGGAGAGCGTTGTCAAAATGAGGCCCGAGAGAAACGGTTCAGTTGTCGGGATGCCGGACAACAAGGTGCACCCGTTGGTGGAGATCCCAGCGGACGGTGCGGCAGTGGTGCTGGCGCAACCCAAGAAAGGACACGGCGCAGTGACCAGAAGCCTCCAGGAGCCCGACGTGTTGGATCTTTTGTACAACTTCTGTGGTGAAAACTGTCCCATCCTGTGA